Below is a window of Pelagicoccus albus DNA.
GGAAACCGGCCGCTTGCCGCAAGGTCTGCGTCTGGGTGATCGTGAATACGGCGGTCAGAACTACCAAGGCTCCGCATACCGCTAGAAAATACAAGTCCTTCCAAGCCTTCCCGCCTGACTCCACCGAGGCCCGAATTGCTTTGAGAGGCGAAATTCGCCGAATCGGAAGCAGCGGAAGAAACGCAAACAAAGACGTAAACAGCCAGCCAAAGACAAGACTGCTGAAAATGCTCTTCCAGGAAATTTCCACCTGTAGGTCGATCGGCAAGAAGGACTGCATCAAGTTCGGCAAGTAACTCTGTATCGACAGACCCAAAACCGCCCCCAAAAGACATCCCAACAAACCTACTAGAGAAATTTGGATACAGTAAATGAGCATCGCTTGGCGTGAGCTCGCTCCAACACAACGGAGCATAGCGACCGCATCCACCTTCCCTTTCAAGTAAACCTGCACAGCTCCTGCAATGGCCACTCCTCCCAACAAAAGAGCCACAAAACCGACCATGCTCAAAAAGCTATTCATGCCCTCGAGAGAACGACCCACCCGTCTCTTTTGGTCCGCCACAGTATCGACATCTATTTCCAGAGCCTCCAGATCTTCCCGCAAGTTTTCCAGAACATTTAGGCTCGGCTCTTCGAGCAACTCGTCGAACTTCTGGTATTTGTAATAATGCAGCCGGCTACCCATTCCGGCTAACCCTGTTGATTCAAGAAACTTGAAGGGAATCAAGACCCGAGGTGCAAATGATCCGGTAAAGGAGCCCTCTCCCGGAATTCGTAACACCTCACCGATGATCTCGAACTCGACTTGACCAATTTTGACAGTGTCCCCCACTTCCAGATCAAACTGGATCATCAAACTATCCTCTAACAAGGCAACTGGCTCGTTCCGATCCGCAACCCTCAACCCTTCCGGACGCGTATCCAACTTGCCATACCAAGGGAAGCCTCCTTCCATGGCGTGGGCCCGCACGATGCGAGTGTCATCCTTTTTCGGAAAATAAGCCATGGTGGCAAATTTGACTTCCTGAGCAGTCGCTTCCGCAGGTACTACCGAGATGAGCGATTCTGCCTCTTTGCTGAAAGGGGTATTCGAATCGTACTCGACATCGGCCCCCAGCAAACCGCGTGACTGGCGATCGATCTCGCTTTCCAAATTATCCCGAAAGGAATTGATGGCCACCAGAGCTGCCACCCCCGCGACCACGGCGAGGGCAAAAAGCGAGAGCCTTCCTTTAGCTCTCCTCATATCTCGCCATGCCATAGCGAGAATCCATAAAGGTCTTAGCCGACTATTCATGCCCCGAGGCGTTAATTTCGGACAAGACACCGTGGTCGATCTTCAGAAGCCGGTCCGTGGTTTTGGCGAGCTCCAAATCGTGCGTTACCAGGACCAGAGTCGTGCCTAAGTTTCGATTCAGTTCGAAAAGAAGGTCAACGATTGGCTCGCTGGTATCCGAATCAAGATTACCAGTTGGCTCATCCGCAAAAAGGATATCCGGCTCATTCACAAACGCACGGGCCAGAGCTACGCGTTGCTGCTCGCCTCCCGAAAGTTGGATAGGATAATGCGTAACGCGATCCGCGAGTCCCACTTTTCCGAGAAGCTCTCGGGCTCTCTCCCTGACGTTTTTCTCCCCCCTTAATTCGAGGGGCACCATCACGTTCTCCAAGGCAGTCAAAGTCGGAATGAGCTGAAAATTCTGAAAAACGAAGCCCACTCGCTCGTTACGAATCGCTGCTCGCTGATCCTCTCCCATGTGGGAAACATCTTCACCACACAGAGTCACCGTACCTGTGGTTGGCTGGTCTAGCCCGGCACAGATGCCAAGCAAGGTGGTCTTGCCACTGCCAGAGGGTCCAATGATGGAAACAGTTTCGCCCGGACGCACCGTAAACGAAATTCCTTTGAGCACTTCCAGAGCATCGCCTCCGCTCCGAAACGACTTTCTGACATCATTCAGGGCCAACGCTGGGCGGTCTTCCTTCGATTCGCTCATGCGATCCGACTCAATATTCGTTTCTTGTAACATGCAACTTGTTAAGCTCTCATTCTCAGTCATGAAGCAAACGCGTCTCGCCAGCACTTTGATTGCTATTTTCCTAACGGTCACGGTTCTAGCGTCACCTTCGTCCGCTCAAGACTCTGCGCGTATCGTTTTCCTAGGTGACAGCTTAACCGCCGGCTACGGAATAGACCCCGAATTGGCCTACCCCAGTTTAATCGAAAAGCGAATCCAAGATCAGGGGCTGAACTACGAGGTCACAGCCGCCGGACTGAGCGGAGAAACAAGTGCTGGTGGACTTCGACGAGCGAATTGGATTCTGCAAAAACCTGCCGACATCCTTGTTGTTGCGCTTGGAGCGAACGACGGTCTTCGCGGTATGGATTTATCGGATACGAAACAAAACCTGCAAAAGATAATCGACCTAGCCCGCCAAAAATATCCAGATATCCAGATAGTACTGGCCGGGATGAAAATGCCGCCAAACCTTGGCGACGCCTACACGAAAGAATTCAGCGAAATGTATCCTGACCTCGCCCAGAAGAACGAGCTACCCCTAATCCCATTCCTGCTAGAGGGAGTCGGAGGGCATCCGGAGCTGAATATCGCCGATGGCATCCACCCCAACGCGGAGGGCCATGAAATCCTCGCCGAGAACGTTTGGGAAGTCCTGGCTCCGCTCCTGAGCGACTAGCGAGCGTCTTTGACTTCGAGCATCGCGTGTCCCGTCTTACCGGTGGAGCTGGTCAAAACGGCCAGATAGCGGCCCGTGCCTAAGGAAATTAGAATCCGGGCTTCTCCCCCCGATTCAGAAAGCGAAGCGATGGCATTTGTTTGAACAATGGCGTCGTCCAGAGTGATAGCAGTCTCGTTGGTCCAAACTCTCCAGTCAGCATTGACCGCTAAACGGTCCGCTTCGCCACTTACCTCGTAAAGCTCAAGTTTCAGGTCACCTGCCCAGTCCGCTACAGCATGATCCGCTAGACTCTTCCCGACTCCCTGAATCAAAATAGGCAACTCCATCTCACCCTCGATTTCGAAGCCAAAAACGATGGCAGATTCGCTATTCAAGAGTTCCCCTAAAACTCGTCCTCCCCGGGAGTAGGCTGTACTAGAATCGAGACTCCAGGCTGCATATTCGAGCCGATCGGCGGAGCTGGAAAAAGACAACTCAGCATCGGCAGTCCGCATCGAGAAATAGCTCTCCCAATCCTGATTGCTTACCGAACCCGCGTACCGAAATTCGTTTCCATCCGTATCCATTTCATAGCGACCACTTGGATGTTTCTTCCCGAAATCAAGCTTCTGAAAAGCAGTGCCCTTCCCCGCGTATTGCATTCCCATCTCGCCCTTACCCGCCAAATCAAATCCAGCGAAAAACCCTGTGCCGTAGCCCGAGCTTTCTACACGCAGTGCGACTGCGGTTAAGTTCGCGCTAGGGATCTGCTCGCTGGTCGCTAGTACTTCGTCAGACTCCCCGATGCCATCAAAAGAAACGAGTCGATATTCCACCGTTTCGCCACGAGGCGCGTCTCGGTCAAAATAGCTGGTCGTGTCCGCTTCGAGTTCTACGACATCAACAACCCTTTCTGAGCCGACGATCGAGCGTCGGATGCGGAAACCGGACTCAGTTTCGGAAAGATCCGTCCAAACGAGTTCAGCCCCGAGAGGACCTACTGTGACTCGAACCCATTCAGGAGCTTCCACGTCGGAGACGAGCACCGCTTCCTGCGTTATCGTGATCGCAGTATCATTGACCACGATATCCGCGGATCGCGGCGTTTCCTCTGCATTCTCCTCCAAAATAAAAGTAAACTCTCCATCACCCTCCCCACTCAGCTCAGACTCGAGAGACAGCCAAGAGACGGAAGAGGAGGCATTCCATGCGATATTACTGGATACCGTGACCGATCCATTACCACCAGAACTGGTAAAGCTGCTCTCGGAAACAGTGACCTCAAAGATCTCAACATTGCCCGCCTGCTCTACGGTGTAAGAACGATCAGCGATCGTGGGATCGCTAGACGTTATCTCCAATTCAGCAAAGCGATTTTCGAAACTGCGATTTTCATCCAAATGCAATGACACGACGCCACTACCCTCTCCCGATTGTCCGGAAGAAATGGATACCCATTCTGAAGACTCTGAGACCGCCCAATCCACATTCGCCGAAATTTCGATCAATGCGATTCCCTCGGAAGCGTCCTTTTCGACCTTCGACGGATTCACCTTGAGAAAGGGTGGCGAACCTTCCTGCGTAACCGTATGTTCAATACCGCCCACAACGATTTCACCAGTCCTCTCATCCTGGGATTCGTTCAACCTTGAACGATAGACTACACCTTCGTTTTCGGTGCCTTCCCCATCGGTCGGACTCGTAACGATAAGCCAATCCACATTCGAAACAGCTTCCCAATCATCTGAAGAACTTACGCTTATCGAGTAGCCACGTATTTCCTCAGCGGGAATCACTCTCGAAACAGGACTTATAGTATCAACCGGATTGGAACCTGTAATCGCGACGACTGAATTACTGTATTCGGAATTTCCTGATTCGTTAAATGCCAGAATACGATATGCGTAGGTGGCGTCCGCTACCACCGCTCGATCTTCGTAGCGAGTAGCATCCTTGTCTATCGTATCTACCAATTCCCAAGTGGACCCCAGATCATCGATTCGGCGATAGATAAGAAATCCGTCTTCCACCGCAGATCGATCCGACCAAGCGAGCAGAACTTTGTTATAGGTTTGCTCCTTCACCTGCAGATTAACAGGCGGCTGCGGAACGTCGTCATAAGACTCAATCACGGCGTCGTTCGACCAAAGCGAGACATTGGTCAAACGCTTGGCTCGCAATCGGTAGAAGTATTTGGTCGAGGCATCAAGGGTGTCATCCTCATACCCCGTTTGGTTTTCCGAGGCAGTGCCTATACTCGTGAATTCGCCACCTGAAGTTCTCCTCTGCAGCTCGAAACTAGTTTCGTTGTCGCTAAGGTCCTTCCAAGCCAATTGGGCCGAGCTGCTCGAAATATTTAAAGCGGTCAAATCCTCAGGAGCTTCCACCACGATTGGCGGGAGAACCGTCAAACCGACTGAACCACTGGTTACGCTTCCGCCCGCGTTGCTCACCTTTACACTGTATTCCACCCCGTCTTCAGAACTGGATACCGCCGGTAGGCTCAACACAGGCAAAGTTTTTCCCGAAAGCACTGACCCATTTTTCATCCACTGGTAGCTAAGCTCTACGCCCTGAGCCAAGGCGTAAAAAGCGGCATCTTCCCCTTCTTCGATTTCGACCGCCACAGGCTGAACAACAAACTCCGGAGGATCGACAAGCGACTCCCTACGAAACGTTACCACCGAATGCGTGCCGGATCCGGAGCCCACGTAAACATGTTCACCATCCGGACTCGTGCCTATAGAAATGGGACCGTTCATATCCCAGGTGTCCTCCGCTTCAGCCGAAATACTCTGGTAATAGCTCACCAGGCCTGTAGTCGAATCACGTTCGAAAGAAGTGACTGAGTCGCTACTAAATGCCGCCACGTAGACGTATTTTCCGTCGGAGCTAATGGAGAGAGCGTGCGGCCCATCCAAGTCGATGACGCCGCCCTCGTTATTGAAAACAGTTTCTTCCAGAGTCAGTTCGCCCGTTTCCGAGTCTCGCGAAAACACGCTGAGGGCATCATTGTTGGAGGATACGACATAAGCGAACGCACCGTCGGGACTGAACGCCAGATCGCGCGGCGA
It encodes the following:
- a CDS encoding arylesterase, yielding MQLVKLSFSVMKQTRLASTLIAIFLTVTVLASPSSAQDSARIVFLGDSLTAGYGIDPELAYPSLIEKRIQDQGLNYEVTAAGLSGETSAGGLRRANWILQKPADILVVALGANDGLRGMDLSDTKQNLQKIIDLARQKYPDIQIVLAGMKMPPNLGDAYTKEFSEMYPDLAQKNELPLIPFLLEGVGGHPELNIADGIHPNAEGHEILAENVWEVLAPLLSD
- a CDS encoding beta-propeller fold lactonase family protein, with the protein product MRNLPSSLRWLIATCFLLGGGFGVLLANEEASEEETVSEVVKELVFIEQHLAEDGVLDGIESPYDVQVSPDGGHVYVASLKNDAIAYFGRDQENGELSYLGYVSQSDIGEDTLNGVRSLAISPDGSFLYGVSMFSNDIAAFSRDDSTGALSLIGSIYDTDGGVDGLDGGRSVAISPDGKNLYVAAYDDSKVSVFSRDGTTGAIGFLAVYEEGDQDVEELSQPHAISVSPDGKHVYVALWKNEIVVFERNSSTGLLSYVSKLSYLEGESKTLSPRDLAFSPDGAFAYVVSSNNDALSVFSRDSETGELTLEETVFNNEGGVIDLDGPHALSISSDGKYVYVAAFSSDSVTSFERDSTTGLVSYYQSISAEAEDTWDMNGPISIGTSPDGEHVYVGSGSGTHSVVTFRRESLVDPPEFVVQPVAVEIEEGEDAAFYALAQGVELSYQWMKNGSVLSGKTLPVLSLPAVSSSEDGVEYSVKVSNAGGSVTSGSVGLTVLPPIVVEAPEDLTALNISSSSAQLAWKDLSDNETSFELQRRTSGGEFTSIGTASENQTGYEDDTLDASTKYFYRLRAKRLTNVSLWSNDAVIESYDDVPQPPVNLQVKEQTYNKVLLAWSDRSAVEDGFLIYRRIDDLGSTWELVDTIDKDATRYEDRAVVADATYAYRILAFNESGNSEYSNSVVAITGSNPVDTISPVSRVIPAEEIRGYSISVSSSDDWEAVSNVDWLIVTSPTDGEGTENEGVVYRSRLNESQDERTGEIVVGGIEHTVTQEGSPPFLKVNPSKVEKDASEGIALIEISANVDWAVSESSEWVSISSGQSGEGSGVVSLHLDENRSFENRFAELEITSSDPTIADRSYTVEQAGNVEIFEVTVSESSFTSSGGNGSVTVSSNIAWNASSSVSWLSLESELSGEGDGEFTFILEENAEETPRSADIVVNDTAITITQEAVLVSDVEAPEWVRVTVGPLGAELVWTDLSETESGFRIRRSIVGSERVVDVVELEADTTSYFDRDAPRGETVEYRLVSFDGIGESDEVLATSEQIPSANLTAVALRVESSGYGTGFFAGFDLAGKGEMGMQYAGKGTAFQKLDFGKKHPSGRYEMDTDGNEFRYAGSVSNQDWESYFSMRTADAELSFSSSADRLEYAAWSLDSSTAYSRGGRVLGELLNSESAIVFGFEIEGEMELPILIQGVGKSLADHAVADWAGDLKLELYEVSGEADRLAVNADWRVWTNETAITLDDAIVQTNAIASLSESGGEARILISLGTGRYLAVLTSSTGKTGHAMLEVKDAR
- a CDS encoding ABC transporter ATP-binding protein, whose product is MSESKEDRPALALNDVRKSFRSGGDALEVLKGISFTVRPGETVSIIGPSGSGKTTLLGICAGLDQPTTGTVTLCGEDVSHMGEDQRAAIRNERVGFVFQNFQLIPTLTALENVMVPLELRGEKNVRERARELLGKVGLADRVTHYPIQLSGGEQQRVALARAFVNEPDILFADEPTGNLDSDTSEPIVDLLFELNRNLGTTLVLVTHDLELAKTTDRLLKIDHGVLSEINASGHE